ATTTGGGCAACGAGGTCCTGGTCAAGCGCGTGGGCTCTGAGTGGCTCCGCTTGGACGATAAGAGCCTGGCCGACTACCAGCCGCGCCACGGCGACGTATGGTCCATACGCGTTCAGGGGCCCCACAAGCCGGCCGCCTCCATCCGCATCGAAAACCGCGTCAACGGCGAGCTCCGCGTGGACTTTAAGGATGGAAGCTCCGCGGTCCTGGCGCGCGTGGTCAAGCCCGTGGGAGGCGTCGGGGGATTTACGGGGGCTTCTTTGGGGGCGTTCGGCCAAATCCGCGCCCATCACCCCGGGGTATTCGAGATCATCACGAGCAGGAAGTTCTCAAAGGTAGACGGGGAGCTCAAGCCCCCTCCGGATGAGGGGGCCGCCAGCGCCTTTCAAATCATTCCCTTCGAGCATACCTTGGACGGGGCGGGGTTGGAGGACGGCTTCCAAGGCGAGGGCTTTTTCGGCTATTCCCGGGTCAATCCCGTTTACCTGCTGGTCGAGGCTCCCGAATACCAACTGGAGGTCTGGGATCGTTTGCCGGCAGGAAGCCCTCCCGTGAGGCTGCGCCGTGAGCTCGTCCGGGCGCTCCGCAAGAACCCGCGCCTCGACCCGGAGCTCGCCAAGAAATTCGACTCCATCCCCCAGCTCCAGAGAATACTGGACGGCTACCGGGGGATACGCGACTACTTCGAGATCGTGGACCGCGACGGCTCGGTGGTCTTTGCCCGTCTCCCGGGGCCCGCCCCTTCCTCCCCCGAGGCCATCTACGGGAAGGGCTATCTCTTCGGTCAAGGCTGGCTGCGACCCGGGGAGGGCGCGCTCAAGGTCCGTTTGGAGGGCTCGGGGGAATGGATCACGCCGCCGGATCTGAGTAAAGGAAAGGACTTGACGGCGCTCGCCCGCTGGGAAGAGATCCGCCTCGACTTGGATTAAACCACCGCGCCCTGTCGGCGCAGGGTTTCGCGTAGAAGCTCCGGGTCGAGCTTGGAGGGCCATACCTTGCGCTTGACGGCGAGTGCCGCGGCCGTGCCCGCGGCCTCTCCCAGGGCCATGCAGGTCGGGGATAGCCGCGAGGAGGCGCTGGCCTCGTAGGTGGCCGATATGGCCCGCCCGGTCACGAGGAGCCCCTCCACCTCCTTGGGGAGCATGCAGCGGAAGGGGATGTCGTAGCAGGCGCCCGGCTCCATTTTCTTCATGGTGAGCCCCGAGCCGTCCGGGGAATGGATGTCTATGGGGAAAGCCCCCCGCGCGATCCCGTCCGCGAACTTTCGGCCCGCCAGCACGTCCTCGGCGGTCAAGGTGTAGCGTCCGGCCAAGTGCCGGGTCTCGCGCACCCCGATCTGAGCCGCGACCTCGAGGAGTGCCGCGTCGGAGAATCCGGGGATGTATTTCTTGAGGAATTTCACCGACTGCTGGACCTGCGCAAGGCCCGCCAGCTCCGCGGCCGAGAGGTCTCGGGCGTTGACCCCGGAGAGGTTGCCCACTCTAGTCATGTTGACCATGACCTCCCCGGGCTTGGGCATCTCGAAGTAGAGGACCCGGTCCCGGAATCCTCCGAAGTCGCCGGCGGCCTGGGCTTTTTTGACCAGGCCAAAGAACCCCGATACCGCGAGAACGGGCAGGGACTCGATATCCCGCCGGGCCTCATCGGTCAGGACGAACTCTCGGGGGTTCTCGCGCACGTAGCGGCGCACGGCCGCGGCGTCCACCCCGTACATGCGGAACATCAGAGTGAGCGGCTGGGTTTTCCCGTCGGCGGCGCGCCCATGCACGAGCCGTGCCCCGGCCTTCTCCGCCACGTCCCCGTCTCCGGTGGCGTCTATCACCACCTGGGCCCTGAAAGCCTGCCGCCCCGACTTGTTCTCGACCACGACCCCGCTCACGCGGCGCCCCGTGAGCAGCGCCCCGGCCACGAAGCTATGGAAGTGCAACTGGACCTTGCTTTCGTGGACGAGCTTCAAGATGGCGAACTTGACCCACTCGGGGTCGGCCGGAGTGAAGGTGGCCGCGCATCCCAAGGGATCGGGCAGATGTCCCGGAGAGCCTCCCAGGCGCATCACCTCCTGGACGATCTCCTCGCCGATGCCCTTGACCACCTGCTCATCCGGGGCGGCGTGGAAGGTCATGAGGGGAAGGACCAAGGCCTGCGTGGCCGAGCCGCCGAGAAAGCCGTGGCGCTCTATCAAGGTCGTGCGCGCGCCGTTTCGTGCCGAGGCGACGGCCGCGCAGTAGCCGGCCGCCCCTCCTCCGCAGACGAGCACGTCGCAGTCGCCCGCCACCGGGATTTTCCTCTTGGGTTCTACGATATAGGACATATATCCACCTCGAAAAGGCGAGACCAGGGCAGTCTTATGCGAAACCTGCCTTTTATTCCACGAAAATGGGGAGCGAGCGTCTCTTGTCTCCAGTCGTTCATTCTTGCCTTTAGCCACGCCTCAGCTTGGCGCCTTTCGGAGGATTTTAGCCGCCACTCGTCGAATCCGCGCCCGCGGGCCCATTCGCGCAGGCCCGGCCTTACCATGCTTTGATAGCCCCAATCCTCCCACAGGCGCAGCATAGGGAAGGTCCGGTCCCGGACTCCGAGCGCGGCCTGGGCCAAAGCGAAGCCGAGGGTGTTGGCCGCCGTGTTCCAGGCCGAGTAGCCAAGAAGGCTCCCCAGCGGGATTTCCCGGCTCAGCCTCTCCATGAGATGGGGGTCGGCCCCATTGGCGTAGGCGGTGTCGGCCAAGACTATGCGCCTTCCCTGGGCGAGAGCCCGAGCGAGCTTGCCGATGAAGACATTCATTTCTCGCTCGAATTGTCCCGACAGGGGCAAGGGACCCTCGAGCCAGAGATCCTGGCTGGGACGGTCGGGGCACCATATCCATAGTTCCGTCGCGGCCCCCGGACCGGGGGCCGCGCCTAGGGCGGCGAGCTGGCCGGAAACGGTCTGCCGCAATGGTCGGTCCTCGTAGACGATCACCCGCCGCGAGCCTCTTTCCGATGAGAACACGATCTTGATCTTAGGAACCCGCCCTTGAATTCTCAGGAACGAGCGAGCCAAAAGGGCCAAGGCGCCCTCGTCGGCGCCGGGGGCTAGGACGAAGCGCTCGTCCAAGGCATACTTCCAGCAGAAAGCCTGAAGGACTTTCTGCTCCACTTTATGCCGTCCCCGCGGCTTGGCGTCCTCCTGTAGAAGTGCCAGGAAATCCAAGGAGTTATCGTGTAGTAATTCCAGGGCCTTCAGATTCACCCGGTGATTTCTTTCCCGGTGCTTGAGAAGACTCTCCTGTTCGTGGTGCCTGCGCCAGGCCTTGACGTCGCGGGAGCTCTTGATGCTGACCGAAAGCCTGCGGATGGCCTGAAATCCCATGAAAGCAGTTTGGGGATTGAGTTTCTTGGCTTGCCGCAGGATATCGAGCCGCCGCAATGCCACTTCCAGAGGATGCTTCAGTTCGCGCGAGGCCACGAGGCCCCCGTAGGCCAGCATGTCGAGGGAAAGAGCCCAGGCCCTGGCCCTGGGAGCCTCGCGCAGGAGCCAGCGCCCCAAGGCCTCGGGGTTTCCGGGCCTCTCGCGATGGCCGAGAAGCCCGAGGGGAGGCGTCAAAACGCGCGCCCCGGCCGCCTCCATGAGCCGCTTGGGCTGGGAGAGGCTTACCGGCCGCTCGTCCTGAGGGATGAGTCCCAGGGTCTCAACGCGTCCCATCGAGAAAGCGCGCGAGGTTGGCCTGGAAGCTTTCAGCGGTATTCCCCAGGACGATGGCGCCGAGGATGAGCCCGCGCACGCCGGCGCGCTTTAAAACGGCGACCTCCCGGGGCTCTATTTTTTTTTGGGTGGGCACGAACACCGGCGAGCGCGCGGCCGTGGCCAGCTGGCGGTAGAGCTCAAGATCCTTGACCATGAGCGGCTTGCCGTAATCGGCGGTCGGGATCACGGAGGCCTCTAGGAAATCCATGCCGAGCTCGTCCATGGCCTTGACGTCATCGAGGGACGCGCCGTGTCCCGCCGCGATCATGAGGCCTGCGGGAAGCTCCAGCATCCAGGCCGGCATGTGGTGGTCGTAGATGTCTATGAAGTCTATGCCCGCGTCAAGGGCTTGGCGCATGTCCTCGGGGCCGGCCGGGGACTCCGCTCCAGGCATGAGCCCGACGGGGCCGGAGGCTTCCTTAATGATGGCACGGATTTTCCCTTCTTCCTCGGCCCAAGGGCCGAAACGGGTGCCGCTGGCGTGGTGATGCACGTTTAAATGGACCTTCACCGCGTCGGCCCCGGCCGCGAAGGCGAGGCGGGCCAGCTCCGGGTCGTTCTGGGGCAGGCTAATGAGATGCAGGAAGCCTTTCTTGGAGAGCTTCTTCGATAGCGCCGTCGTCTTGTTCATTTCGTTATATTCTACGGAAAACTGATCGCCAGGACCACCGGGTCCTCGGCCTTGAGGCGCCCGAGCTCCTGATGGCAGACCGAGAGCATCTGCTCGAGGTTCGCCAGGCCCGAGAGGTCCACGGTCCTGTCATTGAGCACCAGAAAGGTTTGGGGAAGCACCTGCCCCGCGTCCCCGTAGTTGGAATAGCGCTCTACGGCCGAGGGGAGATCCTGGAGCAGGCTCTTGGCCGAGGTTTTGAGCACGGTTCCGTTGGAGGAGGCCAGGCGCGCCCGGCCATTCAAGTCGAGGACCCGCCACGGCGTTTTCGCCTGCCGGGAAAGCCCCAGGAAGCTCTTGCGCAGGATGCGGGACTCGTAGACAAGATAGCGGTCGGTGCGCGCCGTGAGAGACGCGCCGTCCGCCGCCCCCATGAGCTCCGCGGCCTTGGCCGCGATCTCCTCCAGGGGGAGCTTTTTCTCGTCGGCCGCCATCTCGTGCGAGCCCACCGCGACGGCGCGCAGTATTCCCCTTTGGGAGTCCGCCTCCACCCGGACTTCTATGCTTTCCGGGATCGCCCCCGAGCGCAGGAGCCTGTCCTCGGCCTCGCGCCGGATTTGGGCCAAGTCCTCGGGCTTGGGGTCCATGAGGTTGCGCTCGACGGTTTCCTGGAGCAGGGCCAGGGCCGCTCCGATGGCCGAGATCACCGGGGCGTGCTCCACCACGCCTCCCGGGAGCTTGAGCTCCCGGGATAAATACTGGATCCAGACGCCGGCCCCCCCGCCTCCTCCCACCAGTTTTACGCGCTCGGCGTCCATCTGGTATTCCTCGATGAGCTCCTTTAAGGTCGCCAGGATCGGCCGCGCGCCCGCGGCCATGATCTCCCGGGCGGCTTCCTCGGGAGATTTTCCGAGGATCTCTGCCAATGCGGCGCAGCCCTTGGCCGCCGAGGCCGCGTCCCCGCGGGCGTTGTCTCCCTCGGGGAGAAGCCCCAGGGCGTTGGCAGCACAGGTCGGGGTGAGCGCTGCCGATGGCAGCTTCGCGCCACCCTCGAGCAGAGCGAGATAATCGGCGGGATCCCCGGGCTTGGGCGAGAAAGTCGCGGCCTTCGTCCAAGACGCGCCTTCCCGCGGGAAGGCGCTGTAGCCGAGCCCCGCGATATGGGCGCTGCGTGGCCCCACCGCGGCCACTTTCCGGCCCGAGACCCGGGGCATCGAGCCTCCGGCCACGCCCACAGTGCGCACGTCCAAGGTGTTGAGGAATATCCGGTGCGCGCCCACCCGCGCCGCCTTGAGGGAGGGATGGCCGTTCTTGATGCAGGAGATGTCGGTCGAGGTCCCCCCCACCTCGAGGAAAAGGCCGTCGGCGATCCGCGCGGCCATTAGGGCCGCGGCCACGCCCGCGGCGGGGCCGGAGAGCAAGGTGAGGATGGGCCGGCGCTTCATCTCGCTGATGTCCATGGCGCCGCCGTCGGAGCGCATGACCACGATCGGGGCCTTGATGTCGAGGGCGCGCACCGCGGCCTCGGTCATGGAGGCCGTCTGCATCATCTTGGGAAGAAGGGCCGCATTGACGGCGGCCGTGCGCGTGCGGATCTTGAGCCCGTAGAGTTGGGAGACCTCATGGGTGGCGGTGGCCGGAATATTCAGGCCCGCGGCCAAGTCCAGGAGCCGCTTCTCGAGATCGGGATTGTCCACGCTGAAGGCCGAGACCGCGACCAGGGCCTCGGCCCCTAGCGCGCGCAGGCTTTCGATGGCTTGGGACAGGGCCGCGTCCCCGGAGTCCTTGTCCAGGTCCGCGTAGGCGTGGAAGGCCTTGAGAAACCGCCCGGGGCAGAGCTCCAAGGGCTCCAAGGCGGTCTCGCTTTGTGTCCTAGCTCCCTCCCAGCCGCGGCCGACGGCCAATATGCCCACGGAACAGACGTCCCCCTCCAGCAAAGCGTTAGTGACTTGGGTCGTGGAGTAAGCCACGCGGCTTACGTCCCCGGGCGCCACACCCCCGTCCTTCAAGATTTGGCGCAGGGCGTGGACGATGCCGAGGGACACGCCTTCCGGGGCCGAGTGAGTGGTTGGGACCTTGGTTTGCGCCAGAAGCGACCCTTCGGGCTCCGAGAGGGCCACGGCGTGGGTGAAGGTGCCGCCGACGTCGATTCCGACGCGGCAGCGCTTATCCGGCATAAAGGCCCAGGATCAGGCCCAGGAAGGCCGCCAGCCACATGTAAGGCAAGGTTTTCTTCAAGATGGCGTTGAGTTCGACCTTGAGCTGGTTGGCGACCCAGACGTTGTGGGTATTGGTGGGGTCGCACACCCCCTGGATCTGGCCCGTGGACAGGAAGGCCGCCATGATGCGGGGGGCGGCGATCAAGTTGGATTTCTGAATGAGGCCGACCAGGCCGCTTCCCATGCCCCAGAGATTCAGGGGGCCTCGGTACAGGGCGAGCGGGGCGAGTGCGGTGAAGAGGAGGACGTAGCCGGAAGAGGTTCGGGGCAGTATCATGGCGAGCCACGGCCCGAGGCTTTGACCCACCGCGGGCTGGGACACCGCGACGAGCACCATCCCGATGCCCATCATCACCGCCACCGCGGGAGCCACGCCCTGGATGCCCTCGAGCGCGGATTGGACGAGGAGCTTGCCGCGATTAGGGTGTTGGGCCCGTCTATAGAGGTAGAGGATGCCCAGAAGAAGGGCCGAGCTGATGGGCCAGCCGAGGAAGAGCACAAGGCCGATGGGGACGAAGGGAGCCAGCACCGCGGCTCCCCCCAGGCCCTTGGCGCTTCTGGGGACGGCGAAGAGTGCTGCGAGCAGGAGCAGAAAGGCCAAGCGCAGGCTCGGCAAGAGGCCCTGGAGCTCGGCCGCGCGGCTCTTGGCCGCCAGAAGCAGGGCGCCCAGAAGGATTGTCCCCAGCGCGGCCAAGACAGCCGAGCGCGCGGGCACCGGAATCTTCGATTTGCGAAATTCAACAATCAGAAAGGCCGTCAGCACCGCAAGGTTCAAGACTCCGAAGGGCACGGCGTAGGAGAGGACTTGCGAGGAGCTCAAATGCAGGACGTCGAGGTA
This is a stretch of genomic DNA from Elusimicrobiota bacterium. It encodes these proteins:
- a CDS encoding FAD-dependent oxidoreductase — protein: MSYIVEPKRKIPVAGDCDVLVCGGGAAGYCAAVASARNGARTTLIERHGFLGGSATQALVLPLMTFHAAPDEQVVKGIGEEIVQEVMRLGGSPGHLPDPLGCAATFTPADPEWVKFAILKLVHESKVQLHFHSFVAGALLTGRRVSGVVVENKSGRQAFRAQVVIDATGDGDVAEKAGARLVHGRAADGKTQPLTLMFRMYGVDAAAVRRYVRENPREFVLTDEARRDIESLPVLAVSGFFGLVKKAQAAGDFGGFRDRVLYFEMPKPGEVMVNMTRVGNLSGVNARDLSAAELAGLAQVQQSVKFLKKYIPGFSDAALLEVAAQIGVRETRHLAGRYTLTAEDVLAGRKFADGIARGAFPIDIHSPDGSGLTMKKMEPGACYDIPFRCMLPKEVEGLLVTGRAISATYEASASSRLSPTCMALGEAAGTAAALAVKRKVWPSKLDPELLRETLRRQGAVV
- a CDS encoding DUF4127 family protein, with product MGRVETLGLIPQDERPVSLSQPKRLMEAAGARVLTPPLGLLGHRERPGNPEALGRWLLREAPRARAWALSLDMLAYGGLVASRELKHPLEVALRRLDILRQAKKLNPQTAFMGFQAIRRLSVSIKSSRDVKAWRRHHEQESLLKHRERNHRVNLKALELLHDNSLDFLALLQEDAKPRGRHKVEQKVLQAFCWKYALDERFVLAPGADEGALALLARSFLRIQGRVPKIKIVFSSERGSRRVIVYEDRPLRQTVSGQLAALGAAPGPGAATELWIWCPDRPSQDLWLEGPLPLSGQFEREMNVFIGKLARALAQGRRIVLADTAYANGADPHLMERLSREIPLGSLLGYSAWNTAANTLGFALAQAALGVRDRTFPMLRLWEDWGYQSMVRPGLREWARGRGFDEWRLKSSERRQAEAWLKARMNDWRQETLAPHFRGIKGRFRIRLPWSRLFEVDICPIS